One Salvia splendens isolate huo1 chromosome 1, SspV2, whole genome shotgun sequence genomic window, ttaccccattcttgtgttaacaaggatttcattctcaatctccatttctctattctctcatcattctctctaattgcgcaagtttaattctacactttctactcactactatatttgttgtgctcataatttaccacttcttttatacttcatacatattttattccaagtccatattacttttcatttatcaatatattcaatatgtcttcttctcgtggtggatcgggacgtggtgatcggggcaagggaatagcccaagatcaaagcactacgcgtccctcaaaatctcgacgacctagtcgtcgagatgttatggacgaggtttcccgattggcagccgaacgcatgcaagtaagtaatgaaaaatttgttttccaattcacatgcacaaaatttcattaatttttttttgtgttcatacttttaacttctacgtacataatatttgtagatggaagaagatcataggaccgccatgctacttgctgaaatgcaacaaggcgggggtaggggagatgaggagttcgacgttactatatcgtcggactcggacaacaacgaggatagatcgcattctcgtattccttctagcaccggcggaaatgaggagatgcctccccctgcacccactaacacggcaaaacctttgaaatcggacatttttatcaaacactacaagaaggtggcggtggtgattccaagtcctcacgatccgaactctcaagaagagacttcggactttcatgtttattgcaactattgcgataaagtgtacaaatggtccgccggtggtggatatggcaccctccgtcgccatttagtggcaaagcatccggtagaatgcggcactgcctctacccaaagccaactaaacttccaacccgccggcgccggctcgggttcgtcaggtgcgcctctatttaaatatgataaaaagaattttgatgatacaatgactagatgggcggctatgaagcatatgccctttaatgtttttgatgacaaaagttttgaggttactatgcaaagtgggttgaatgtagcaatcaaaagaataggtcgaatgaccgtgcaacgatctaccgttcggcagtgcttggagaaaaaggtagaattatcacgttatttagttaacatgggccacagggtgaacatttgctcagatgtttggacggattgttttaaccgtcattcatacatgggtattacggttcactttgtggacaacagttggactttgaacaagcgtttaattggttttagagaatttgaaagtccacacactgcaccagaaattgcttctttgattatacaagtgttgaatgagtttcagctatgcaacaagatattttctattggttttgataatgcaactgccaacaccgcaagtattgccgatttgattgcggcttgtacaccggtaattggaggtaagtattttcatcaaagatgcatttgccatattttaaatttatgtgtacaggatgcgcttgaattatggcaaaagcatgtctctcctattagaaatgcagttagattaatccatcaaaagccagctattggcaaagcatggaagaaatattgccatcaaaagaatgtcaggtacacgaattttactatggatgtgtctcatagatggaattcgacatatgattgtctgaattctaccttgacacataaagatgctttatgtgatttttatagaactaacccctaccgtgatttatatctttcgcatagttgttgggataacagtttggctttatttaaattgttcaaatatttcaaaaatgctactgttgaattgtcgggtgtttattattgcactgctgttcgtgttttggaccattgcatgtacatatcccttggttttaaaacttcaatgaaaaatgcttcctcttctcccgagttaatgtgcgttttgtattatatgattgaaaaatggctcaagtatttcagtgagattcctaacgtgtttttgattgcaaaggtattggatccaaaatggaaattagcaggtacctctagaattttagatttttattataacaatttgagttcaattgatcttggtccccttcaagcaatccaatccgataccagtgacgaatttggagtcgacctctcagaaacctttcaaataaacctcccggaccggtcagttgtgcaacaaaacctcgagtataacttgcgctctctctacaccgaatatgaaaccaagtataacaccactcaccaagtcagaagaccccctcctccacaacataactatggctttgcatttcaagccgattatgatgaccccgacgcgcaatcccaactagccgacctatacaactagagcaccggcggaaggtcctcaggtatggtcagtgaattagatttatattttgaatcactcttttcctttggtgatgaaggtcctactcctcccgcccaaatcgacgtcctcgattggtggggaacccacgagaaagattttcccatccttgcttcaatggctaaggagattttttctgttccggcttccaccgtcgccgtcgagtccgcttttagtgttggctcgcgcgttttggatgaatcaagaagtaagctctcggcgaaaaatatggaagccgtgatgttacttgatgattgggccaaagctgacgtccgagaacaagaaaatgattggaatgatcgtcaagagggatcacaagatgaattcaccggggatgaagattaggccaaccgtcaaccgccgccggccaagccaaataggtatgtaaggtaagagaactacgtggactttgattccctaatgcaaatgagcaattgggatacgtaggcacctcaacttaaatttttaatttaagttgagttcaagtcctttttcttttatttcttttttttcccattaattcctactttaaaaatatgcaaatacaattgcataattgtatttgtatatactctagtcgatgaagtatatttctctatacggcttaatgagggaaacttttgacaattctactataattgttgattgttagacgaaactcaacatttaaagttgaattgctaaaggtgtccttaatttagttatgtagaaagatcttcttcgccggttaagagtatatatataatacacttatacgtttaagaacttcaacgtcgtttcttgtcatttgtaattagttcttcactagtagtctcatttgtatttaaattttgtttaagacttcaagaccgccatatgttttcaatttgtaattgttgtaacttgtaacgtgtaatttgtaaatatgcaatttcaataaaattgcaactttagccgtatttttttcaattttatttactcacattgcatacaaaagcaaacttgaaaagtgtaatgtaatttgattaaaattgaaaagttgaaaaatacaaaaaaataaaaataaaaaaaatcgtcaacccgccggttcgagccgaaaaccgccggttttgaaccggcgcgtaacccgccggttttttgaacctgaaccggaaccgccgggagctaggcgggccggttcaggttcgcgAATTTTCCGACCCTTgacccgccggttcgggcccggaaccggcgggttccGACCCTTGTGCAAGCCTAGTCtgttctataaaaaaaataagtacttttatttttggtaacaTTTTTCCATCTCTAATGAGATGGATCATTCTCAATTaatagtattttaattttttttttctatttaactTTATCCTAGTTTATTAATTACAGTATGAATTAAACTCGTGTCAATCCAAAATACTTCTTccgttttgaaaaaatagactagtttatTATTTTGGGTTGTCCTCCAAAATTAGATTAAAGGGAAGTTCTTAACCAATTACACAccactaataatgtggacccaataatctactaacactactttcgTTAcatttccctctctcttactttttccaatCTCTCTTTTACTAGACCTAGTGCACATTAAAAACCATATCATTACAAGTTTGTTTACTTTTTAAGGACGGAAGAAGTATGTTATTTTTATAAGACGAATAAAGTATGAAATTGTTAGTACTATGTGGGCAACAGGGCAAGTGCTAGGCTCAACACAGTAAATTCGAGGCTCCTTGCATCAAGAGGCCACATATATAGAGTCCATCTTTTGAATTTGAAACTCCTCAAATATCATTAATTCGAAAAATAATACTTCCCCCGGTATCCATAAAATGTCTCGTTCCATTTcaaatacacatatttttatgggacgtaGAATTGAGGTCGGACATGTCTTGGTTCCTCTTGTAGTTCAACTTCGACAAATATCACAGCTCAGCAACCGTGGCGCCCACTGCCTAACTTGATCATTGTATATATGCATCACCCAATTGTTCCACATCAAAATGAGTCCACTTGATTAGTTTCTACACCTCcaaatttgtgtataaattgtgaaaaAAGTAGTACTATAATATCCTAAATGTTGTAGGTGAAATTTAGCTATATATGGGAGAGAGAGTGTGTGCGGATGATGAGTAATGAGTAGTTGGTTTGATCTACAGCGGTATACCGTTGTTGGTTGAAACGGTTGGAGAGAGAGTGTGTGCGGATGATGAGTAATGAGTAGTTGGTTTGATCTACAGCGGTATACCGTTGTTGGTTGAAACGGTTGGTTTGAATAATGAATTAAGTTTGTGCATTTAATTTTGGAAGGATACAAAATAACTTCATCACAAAGTATACCTACAACTTGTTCGCATTTGTGGTGTCAATTTATTGtcatatgtgtgtgtgtgtttacaGCACGTGCACCTTATTAACTTTGATTAAAGATCTGGATATCTGTTAACTCAAATATATACTTCATGTCATGCCCTAGAGTTGCCATGTATTATATCTTAATTAAGTGTCGCTTGCAAACACATACATATAGtacaaaaatagtttcattACGGCGTATGTTTGGTTATACCAAAGTGCTAAAGTATAAAAGAGACAATGATAAAGCGATTGAAGTATTATTagttgattttaaaatttatatcttgaaataaatttatcataaataaataaatactagtactaattttggaaagttgaCCATAATGAAAATGCAAAATTGTTTTTTTGGAAGATGTAATATAGATATTGGCTGAATATTACGTGTAGCTTTTGCACATGTACTGATGTACACAATCTATTGGATCTTGATTGCCTAAATCAGAAAGTCGAAGTGTCATAAATCTAAGTGCATATTTAAAAAGTGTAGAAAACTGATAGGGAGACTATAACTTTCCCTTTAATAAATCCATCAATTTGACTATGCATATATCACACAAAATGAGATATTCATATCATGATGAGCTACTTAAAACACTCAAATAGAGACATTGGGGCCCCAAAATTAAGTTTTGGGGTGAAAGATATCCCTTTCGATCGACTTTTCCAATAAACATATATGCCCCGTAGGCACaataagataaaatatatatataaaaacaaaTCATATAGCTATAACAGTTACTCCCTCTGTGCATAATTAAAGGTTTCATATTTGACCGGTACTATTTTAagaattgtttgactttataaaatAAAGTGGATTATAAAAAGCTAGTGGAACATGATACTTACTTtcatatactccttccgtcccgcactactcgcacttatttcctttttgggcatcccaagttacttgcactctttccatttttagtaaaaaatttcacctacagccgtcattttttactttcctatacactcattccttaatctccgagccgaaaaggaaatgagcgagtagcccgggacggagggagtactatttattagttttataataaaatatgagtgaaatgagttaatgaaaTTTAGTGTCCACTTACTAAATATAATAAAGGTAAAATGTGATATTTATTGgtggatgaaaaaaaaataagacaCTTAATGGACGGACTGAGATAgttaagtattttaaaataagcGCATGAATATATTATAGGGTACAAATTCCATTTCCAAAAGTGGTTAGTATCCTCCACTTCATCCATCAAACCACCCCTATGGAAACAAACAATGCCAGAGGAAGGGAtcagaaaaatataataaaaacaaaacacacgTAATATAACAAATgattaaaacataaaaacaaaaagtaGTGATATCACTCCAGAATCTGATAATCATCTGGAATGTTGAAGTTATCATCCGCATCCTGAACCCAtccaaatttatcaaagaagGGATTGGTCAAATTCTTCTTTGGGTAACAATCAATGAAACTCTTCCACACATTATCACCATTCAAATCCCTGACAACCTCCCAAACACAGCTATTGCACTTGAACCCTGCCCCAAAACTTATCATAAACACCCTGTCtcccttcttcaacctcttctTCGCCTCCATGTACGCCAGCACGTACCAAAGGCTACTCGCCGACGTGTTCCCGAACCGGTGCAGCGTCATCCTCGCCGGCTCCACGTCATACTCACTCAACCCCAAGTTCTGCCCTATCGCATCGATCACCGCCTTCCCCCCCGTGTGCAGGCAGAAGTGATCCACCCCGCTCTTGAAGTTGATCGTCGCCGCCTTCCCCGCCGCCGCCTTGTTCCATCTCTGCCGCAGCTTCCGGAGATTCTTCGCCGTCAGGAACCGGATCAGCTCCCGCATGGGAAGGATCTTCGGCGCTATCTCTTTCAAATTGTCGATGAACGCCCGCGTCGCCGCCTTGGGGAGATTCTTCCCGAGGTGGACGCCCACGAACCCGAGGTCGTCCTCCTTCTGCTCGCAGCACCCATATGCCTCGTCGTTGGCGCCGTGGTGGGTCCGGACGAGGGTTTTCAGCTTGAACATGGCCTTTACCTTTAACGATGGCTTGTTTGTTAGGATGAGAGCGCAGCCGCCGGTTCGGAATAGGCAGTTTGCGAGCATCTTTGACCGGTCTTTGCCCATGTACCTGGTATAACAATATTTCGTAAATAGAGAACTGAAATCATTATATAAAAGTTTGTTAGCTTTTAGGATGAAATTCTATGAATTTCTATTACCAGTTAGGGCTAAGGGATTCGGACGTGACCACCATGGCTACTGAATTCTTCCGAGTTTTGAAGACGTTCTCGACGACGTTGATCGCGACGACGCTGGCGCTGCAACCCATTCCGGTGAGGTTGTACACCTTGACGTCGTCTCTCATTTTGTAGAGATTGATTATGCGCGCCGAGAGGGACGGGGCAGTGGAGAGCATGGAGATGTTGACGACGAGGAGGTCGATGTCGGAGGCGGGGATGGCGGTCCGCTTGAGCAGGGCGGCGATGCTGTCGAGGAAGAACTCGTCCATCTCGAAAAGGCCGTCGTCCAGCGTGGCGGAGGCCTCGCGGCCGTCGAAGACCATCTGCGGGGCGTAGGTCTCCTCGCCGATGCCGGAGCTGACGATGGTCTTGAGGAGGAACTTGTACTCGTAGAGGCCGAGTTGTTTGTTGCGGTGGATGACCTCGCCGGAGAATTTGGTGCTGAGCTTCCTCTCGTCGCCGGGCTTGTAGCACTCGTAGTCGAGGATGTAGcattggcggcggcggcggcggtcgTAGGCGGTCCACAGGGAGTAGGAGAgtaggaggaggaagaggagagaGGAAAACAAGTCTATAACATCCATGTTTTCTTCAAAATAATGTGAGTTGGAAATGGAGTGGAGACTTATATTAATGGTGGATGACAAACATTACTTCAAACTTTTATTACATTTGGGAACAAGTTGGGCATGTGAAACATTATGTATATAAAGAATTTAACATTGCACAACTTCCACCTACTGAGATTGGTGAGTAGTAATGTAGTAAGTTTAATACAATGAATCATAGGCCGCCCCAACAGTGATCTATCTACATACATTGAGAGCAACCCAAAGTAAAAAAtgactataaacaaaatatgtgAAACCGAAAGACAATAGGGCCCTACTTGATATGGTGGAATGGAACGGGGAATGGAATTACATTCCTacattcatttcatttctttgcttgataaatttttttcttaggaATCACTATTCCATTCCACATGGGAATAGTCATTCCATCCATTTAGCTAAGGAAtgaccattccattccatttcatttttctttcttcttattttaaattttaacaaaattatataaatattatgtaatattatattgaaatataacaaaattatataaatattactatttaatattacatgtaaatttaatatcatctcaattttataataaaattaaaattttaaaatttttaataattgaaaaaaatacacgTGCGCGCTCGCACACACACTAACACATATGCACACACACAACACCACATATGCACACACACCGCCACACGTACACACACAACACCACATATATGCACACAAGAAAAATATTtggcaaaaatatttttgaataaatattttttttagaatcaacatattaattattcgtatttcattccattccatttatatt contains:
- the LOC121795627 gene encoding 3-ketoacyl-CoA synthase 12-like, whose protein sequence is MDVIDLFSSLLFLLLLSYSLWTAYDRRRRRQCYILDYECYKPGDERKLSTKFSGEVIHRNKQLGLYEYKFLLKTIVSSGIGEETYAPQMVFDGREASATLDDGLFEMDEFFLDSIAALLKRTAIPASDIDLLVVNISMLSTAPSLSARIINLYKMRDDVKVYNLTGMGCSASVVAINVVENVFKTRKNSVAMVVTSESLSPNWYMGKDRSKMLANCLFRTGGCALILTNKPSLKVKAMFKLKTLVRTHHGANDEAYGCCEQKEDDLGFVGVHLGKNLPKAATRAFIDNLKEIAPKILPMRELIRFLTAKNLRKLRQRWNKAAAGKAATINFKSGVDHFCLHTGGKAVIDAIGQNLGLSEYDVEPARMTLHRFGNTSASSLWYVLAYMEAKKRLKKGDRVFMISFGAGFKCNSCVWEVVRDLNGDNVWKSFIDCYPKKNLTNPFFDKFGWVQDADDNFNIPDDYQILE